attttgaagaatatcaaatataaaatatattttgatttgtttatcactttttggttactacatgatattttgatttgtttatcactttttggttactacatgattatatgtgtgttatttcatagttttgatgtcttcactattattctacaatgtagaaaatagtaaaagtaaagaaaaaccattgaaggagtatgtgtccaaacttttgactggtgttgTATAAAGATTTAATATTCATATGTATTTTTAACTCAAGTTATGATAGAAATGTTGAGCTCCTAAGGGACAGGTACAACACAGACTAACAGCTCAGTGCTGTGTTCGTCTCCACAGCAGGTGCTAGCAGTTCCTTTACTGATGTTAACTACAAACGCAAGCCTTCATTTCTGCCTCAGGATGATCTCAAGCACCTGGTGCTCACGGTAGGCCGCCCTTCAATCtgtctcaatctctttctccaaTCAACCAAAATCAATCCCATTTGGTATTGTGGCAGCAGTTACAGCAGTGAGGTAGGATTATGTAGTGTGTCGATTTATAGTTTTTGTGTGTTGGGTCTACTAGGCTCCAAAAATAGCTGAGAATTTGGGAAATATTTGGGATATGTGAAATATAATATTAACCAATAATAAAGGGGTCTAGGGTTATTCCTTTATAATTACAATAATGAGGTCAAATCTACAATGGTTTTTATTTTCAAAGTGCCAAATTTTATCCAAAGTTATGAGAGCATGGTGGACATGTTTCTTCTTCAGACTTTAAGTCTACACTTTATTTTATGGACAGTACCACAGGTATACCATCTTGGTTTGCTACAGTAATTTTCCATTCAGTCGCTAACTAACTTTACTGTTGTATGACCTTTGCCAGCTCTGATCTCCCACAAGTGTGcatgtttacattacattacatttaagtcatttggcagacgctcttatccagagcgacttacaaattggtgaattcaccttctgacatccagtggaacagccactttacaatagtgcatctaaatcatttaaggggggggggtgagaaggattactttatcctatcctaggtattccttaaagaggtggggtttcaggtgtctccggaaggtggtgattgactccgctgtcctggcgtcgtgagggagtttgttccaccattggggggccagagcagcaaacagttttgactgggctgagcgggaactgtacttcctcagtggtagggaggcgagcaggccagaggtggatgaacctgatcagagcctggaggtactgcggtgccgttcccctcacagctccgtaggcaagcaccatggtcttgtagcggatgcgagcttcaactggaagccagtggagagagcggaggagcggggtgacgtgagagaacttgggaaggttgaacaccagacgggctgcggcgttctggatgagttgtaggggtttaatggcacaggcagggagcccagccaacagcgagttgcagtaatccagacgggagatgacaagtgcctggattaggacctgcgccgcttcctgtgtgaggtagggtcgtactctgcggatgttgtagagcatgaacctacaggaacgggccaccgccttgatgttagttgagaacgacagggtgttgtccaggatcacgccaaggttcttagcgctctgggaggaggacacaatggagttgtcaaccgtgatggcgagatcatggaacgggcactccttccccgggaggaagagcagctccgtcttgccgaggttcagcttgaggtggtgatccgtcatccacactgatatgtctgccagacatgcagagatgcgattcgccacctggtcatcagaagggggaaaggagaagattaattgtgtgtcgtctgcatagcaatgataggagagaccatgtgagggtatgacagagccaagtgacttggtgtatagcgagaataggagagggcctagaacagagccctggggaacaccagtggtgagagcgcgtggcgaggagacagattctcgccacgccacctggtaggagcgacctgtcaggtaggacgcaatccaaggacgcaatccaagcgtgggccgcgccggagatgcccaactcggagagggtggagaggaggatctgatggttcacagtatcgaaggcagccgataggtctagaaggatgagagcagaggagagagagttagctttagcagtgcggagcgcctcagtgatacagagaagagcagtctcagttgaatgactagtcttgaaacctgactgatttggatcaagaaggtcattctgagagagatagcgggagagctggccaaggacggcacgttcaagagttttggagagaaaagaaaaaagggatactggtctgtagttgttgacatcggagggatcgagtgtaggttttttcagaaggggtgcaactctcgctctcttgaagacggaagggacgtagccagcggtcagggatgagttgatgagcgaggtgaggtaagggagaaggtctccggaaatggtctggagaagagaggaggggatagggtcaagcgggcaggttgttgggcggccggccgtcacaagaagcgagatttcatctggagagagaggggagaaagaggtcagagcacagggtagggcagtgtgagcagaaccagcggtgtcgtttgacttagcaaacgaggatcggatgtcgtcgaccttcttttcaaaatggttgacgaagtcatcagggggggggggggggggtttcaggagggaggagaaggtggcaaagagcttcctagggttagaggcagatgcttggaatttagagtggtagaaagtggctttagcagcagagacagaggaggaaaatgtagagaggagggagtgaaaggatgccaggtccgcagggaggcaagttttcctccatttccgctcggctgcccggagccctgttctgtgagctcgcaatgagtcgtcgagccacggagcgggaggggaggaccgagccggcctggaggataggggacatagagtcaaaggatgcagaaagggaagagaggagggttgaggaggcagaatcaggatgTTTGTCACACAGTCTGCCATTTTAgagtaaacagagagagtggatACACACGGATGGTTTATACACTGTAGCGGTGTCAGTGTTTTCTATGATCCAGATGGAAATATATTGAGGTTGTGCCGTGTCTCATTTCCCCAGGCTGCAGATGGGTTCCTGTTCGTGGTGAGTTGTGACAGGGGGAAGATCCTCTTTACCTCAGAATCCGTCTCCAAGTTCCTCAACTACAGTCGGGTCAGTGAACTGGTTATACTTAAGCAATAAagcctgagggggtgtggtatacggtctgatataccacggctttcagccaatcagcattcacccagtttataatatacaaTAAGCAGGTCTGGCATTCTTAATTTACTACTTAATTCTAAATTGAGCTAATTATTGAGGTGGATTCCAACAATGTCCCCATCACTCAATCCTATCTACTATCCACTTAAATACTCTCAATGACAACTTTAGGAAAAGGTCATTACTTAACAGTGTTTATTCCATTCATTTAGTTCCATGGTTTGGTTTTCTTTGGCCATTTGTAACTGGCACCCATGCCCCTACCACTCCCATTGATTTTTAGCTAGCGGTGGCTAAAGTTAGCAGACGTTTGTAGTGGCTGTCTAAAGAAAACTGAACCATGGATTATATTTTCTCCTGGCCCATTGATTACTTACAGGGTGAGAAACTGTCTAACATTAAATTGTAAAATACTGAAATTGTCTTTTAGTGCCTTGTAATATCTGTACCAATGTAAAGTTATACCTGGATCTGTTTCATGCTTTATATTGTGGAGGTGATGCTTGAAGTGGAGACCGGAGGTTTAACCAGAAAGTTCAGGTGGTTCTGAAGTGGGGATCTGAATCAGTTGTTTCCCCTAGTTCAGAAttatagttggctagctagctagctcacacaAGATTTGGTTCCGGGTTCTGAGATGAATAGTTTGGTACAGATAATTAAAGTGCTGTTTTTGTTTACAGTTGGAACTAATTGGACAGAGTCTTTTTGATTATGTCCACCCGAAGGACATTAGTAAAGTGAAAGAGCAGCTGTCAGCCTCAGGATTATACCCTCGTGAACGGCTCATAGATGCCAAAAGTAAGTCTGCAAAGACTTCATTTAAATGTATCTGATGCTGGGATTTTCatatctatttctctctgtgttctgttttGTTTGTGTCTTGTTGAGATGCAGTTAAAGCTATGTCACCACTATTACGGTATTACTTTAAAGAAAGTTGCAGCTTTTATCTCGGTTCTATTAGCAcaggggaaagagtagagagcCTGGGTTCTGTTTGTTGTTGCTTTACTGGTTTCCACTTTGCCCTCGTTCTCTATTGAGGTCACAGATTCATACTTTTTATATTATGTtttcaatgtgttttttttatacTGTAAATATAATGTGGTGTTGTTGTATCATAGGCTCTCCCGGTTCTTTAGCAGGGTTACAGGTGCAGGACCTTCCTGTGGGAGCAGTTCAACTGTGTACAGGGGCACGGCGCTCCTTCTTCTGCCGCATGAAGCACAGCAGAACAGTTATGAAGACAGAAGACAAAACCATCCAGCCCAGCAGCTCCAAGAAAAAGGGTGAGAGAGCCATGCAGAAAGGACTTTCACTAAATACATTGTAAGAACAGAGAGAAACGTGGTGGTCATCAACCCAGAAGCACAATTTATTTTTCTTGATTCCATCTCACTGAGGTTAGACCTGATAGGGCCATGATTGGAATTGCATATGGGGGTTAAATGTAAACACGTGTTTTATGTACACTGTCTCCCCCTGTAGAGTCTCAACGATACTGCACTGTCCATTGCACTGGTTACATGCGGAGTTGGCCTTCTACCCAGCTGGATGCTGAGAGTGACGATAACGAGTTCTCCCATCTGTCCTGCCTGGTTGCTGTGTGCCGCGTTCACCCTAACAATGCCTGTCAGCCCTCACTAGAGGTCAAGGTCAAACCCACCCAGTTTGTCACTCGCTTTGCAATTGACGGCAAGTTCACCTTCGTGGACCAACAGTAAGTTATGCCTCTTACCCCCTCCACAAACCTTTTTGCGATTTTCACTCATTATTAAATATTCTTGCAAGTGTTGGCATAATTTTGAACCAATACTGTTCATAAGGGGGCATTGTGGGCATATCCTTCACCTGATGAAAAACACTGGGGGGGAAATAAAACTGAATCTATACCCTGTGAAAGTAACCGCCCCTTTCGATTTACTTCTGGATCAAGTCCGCTAATCTTTTGAACTGGCTTCACGATTATATAATCAAATTcgtaggatatatatatatacaattataTTTGTTTTTACTGAGTTTTTGCACTTAAGACCATTGCGCTACGTTTTTGCCCATTGAAGACCATTCAAAAAGCCTACAAAAGTTAAAAAACTACAAGGCTGAGGGGCAGTCACTTCCTGGTAACTTTCATAGCGTATTGTTCTCAGTCTTTTGTTCATATTCGATCTCTTTCAGCTGAGTTGAGTATGTTTTGATACATACTGTAATGTTAGCCAAGGCTACGGTAAGTTAAATTGGCCTTGGCTAACATTACAGTTATACCCTGGGTAACCCAACCTGTGCTTGTATTAACAGCGAAAGAAAGAAACAAATAAAGAGAAAAGCAATGACGTTGGTTAAGGCCTGGCAGGCAGTCATCTTGGATAGGGTTTGCCATGGCACCCCCTACCCATTCCACAGTGGCTGTAAGTGTAATGAGGCTACCCCAAGTTTTCCGGCAACTGGTCTGAATGCATTCCAAGTGAGACAATATACCCCTTGAAGAGATGACTGTACTGATTATTTCAAGAGATGGCAGCAGTACAATACTAGTACTATTGGTTTGAAATACAGATTATAAATTGAAAAATGTTCACTTGGAATATTGTGTTGGAAATATAGTTTTTCATATAGTAAGCATGTCAAGATAAAGACCTTTTTACTTATCGGTTGTCAAATAGTTAGTTTCATTTCACAACAGGAGCCCTTTAACATTTGTGAATTTATTATTGTGACCCAGGCTGTCCTAAAATGTAACACTGGTGGTGAGATCTTCTGACCAACAGCAGAGAGTGCATTGAACGCGTCAGTCCAATTTGATTTATGTTTACAGTATAATTCATATTATATGTAAGTAGTTTTCTTTTTGTTGCTTTTGAGTGAGATTCTTTCTACTTTGGCATTTCATCCCAATTCAGGGAACAAGAACCCAGCTCACTTTTACCGTGGTCAAATGTTTGACaaccattccatttactctttTCCATAGAAACAAAAAGGCTGCATCATGTATATTGATGATTATAGTTAGTATTTATTGTGCCATTCTGAAATGATGTACATAGTTAGAGCTGGTAAGTGGACAGAAGATATCAACTTAGGACTGTCGTAGGTTTAGAAAGAATAACAGCATCCTTGTCTCTGTCCTTCAGAGCCACGACTGTTCTGGGCTACTTGCCACAGGAACTACTGGGGACGTCTTGTTATGAGTTCTTCCACCAGGACGACCTGCAACACCTCGCAGAGACACATAGGAAAGGTAATGGAGAATCGTTTGGTTGTCTTTCGTATCTACGTATAGGTGAGAGTCATGTTCTCCAGATTTGCAAGGTGCTCAAACAGATATGAATTATATTTCGGTTGCACTTTATTTTGGGTTGCAGAAGATTAACAGGTTCTTACCTTTGTCGCAAAGGTAAAATGGCGATTACACTATAATAACCTGtgcattatttgttttttttggggggggggatttatGACTAAAACAAGCACATTGCAGTGATCGAAGTGGCATTTTGTGTCTCAACAGTTCTCCGCAGTAAAGAGAAGATTGAGACCAGCTGCTACAAGTTCAAAACAAAACTTGGCTCCTTCGTCATGCTTCAAAGTCAGTGGTTTAGTTTTATAAACCCGTGGACCAAAGAAATTGAGTTTATTGTGTCAACAAACCGAGTTTTGTAAGTGCCTTATCACATTAGGTCTAGATTGTGAGTTGAACAATCTATAATGA
The genomic region above belongs to Oncorhynchus masou masou isolate Uvic2021 chromosome 27, UVic_Omas_1.1, whole genome shotgun sequence and contains:
- the LOC135515766 gene encoding basic helix-loop-helix ARNT-like protein 2 isoform X7, with translation MPDVITPHLAGSMPDVITPHLAGSMPIQELSRKRKGDIDNRENGDAQIEEEQSRSEDDDQQVKIKCFREPHSQIEKRRRDKMNTLIDELSAMIPSCNPMARKLDKLTVLRMAVQHLKALKAGASSSFTDVNYKRKPSFLPQDDLKHLVLTAADGFLFVVSCDRGKILFTSESVSKFLNYSRLELIGQSLFDYVHPKDISKVKEQLSASGLYPRERLIDAKTGLQVQDLPVGAVQLCTGARRSFFCRMKHSRTVMKTEDKTIQPSSSKKKESQRYCTVHCTGYMRSWPSTQLDAESDDNEFSHLSCLVAVCRVHPNNACQPSLEVKVKPTQFVTRFAIDGKFTFVDQQATTVLGYLPQELLGTSCYEFFHQDDLQHLAETHRKVLRSKEKIETSCYKFKTKLGSFVMLQSQWFSFINPWTKEIEFIVSTNRVFGPGHTEAEQPSSSKLLDEESKHTILIPGISSGMATMIYAGSIGTQIANELLDSNRVNCSPSSETSSPFCPLQDRSPMVSSHANISNEEVTDTVSKPRLQSASKGATYAGSNTHMDTARSPPAESSQMDLDSMVGPGLSILSNDEAAMAVIMSLLETDANLGDAVDFDNMHWSH